A region from the Bombyx mori chromosome 15, ASM3026992v2 genome encodes:
- the LOC101746576 gene encoding uncharacterized protein LOC101746576 isoform X2, with the protein MSNIEQGSNGGANIKPVARPSIHYHKGYCPFACGEFTMDGNRVSRSISPIGENLANTEGYGQDELDNTISKHAHPIDVPRKPITRRQSSVDPQIENRFCKNESSNSEMENSELHLSNVSNSSSNTIRSRSYFDESQNETGSFTKHQESFYREQETKNSFIVQTSIVISAFVMIIFSVNYSNVLNNKNEILPSSIKYDKNSFNRDMYNLGEKYNVDEDSILQLQTGISSISEKKDTDSFIFVYNSKNMEFDSNAFNEFINEVALVSAKFLRNESSTVRHIVVDTSSLVLQDSAELITKYMDEVAKDGVMLMTKIDSLPSSLAMALHYYCDEYNPLAKKSAIFFTLDLSNCSDQMPTHSHVEKCLASKWKSVPSANIGPLLSRVVSVLIDVTSTF; encoded by the exons AATGGGGGGGCCAATATTAAACCTGTAGCTCGACCAAGTATTCATTATCACAAAGGCTATTGCCCATTTGCTTGTGGGGAATTCACAATGGATGGGAATAGAGTTTCCAGAAGTATATCACCAATTGGAGAGAATTTGGCTAACACAGAAGGCTATGGGCAAGATGAACTTGATAATACTATCAG TAAGCATGCTCATCCAATAGACGTACCTAGGAAGCCCATAACTAGAAGGCAGAGTTCAGTTGATCCCCAAATAGAAAATCGTTTTTGTAAGAATGAgag TAGCAATTCTGAAATGGAAAACAGTGAACTACATTTGAGTAATGTTTCTAATAGTTCATCGAACACTATTAGAAGCAGAAGTTATTTTGATGAGAGTCAAAATGAAACTGGATCTTTTACAAAACATCAAGAAAGTTTTTATCGTGAACAAGAGACTAAGAATAGCTTCATAGTTCAGACAAGCATAGTCATTTCTGCTTTTGTTATGATTATTTTTAGTGTCAATTATAGTAACGTTTTAAATAACAAGAATGAAATACTTCCATCTAGTATTAAGTatgataaaaatagttttaatcgtGATATGTACAATTTAGGAGAAAAGTACAATGTTGATGAGGATTCAATTCTCCAATTGCAAACAG GGATATCATCGAtttcagaaaaaaaagacaccgattcatttatatttgtttataacagTAAAAATATGGAATTTGATTCCAATGCCTTCaatgaatttataaatgaaGTCGCCTTGGTCTCAGCAAAATTTTTGC gTAATGAAAGCTCAACAGTCCGCCACATAGTTGTAGATACTTCCTCTCTTGTGCTACAAGATTCGGCGGAACTTATTACTAAGTATATGGATGAGGTAGCTAAAGACGGTGTAATGTTAATGACTAAAATAGACTCTCTACCATCATCATTAGCTATGGCTTTACACTATTATTGCGATGAATACAATCCTTTAGCTAAAAAAAGTGCTATATTCTTCACATTAGACCTCAGCAATTGTTCAG ATCAAATGCCAACTCATAGTCATGTAGAGAAATGTCTTGCAAGCAAATGGAAGAGTGTCCCATCAGCCAACATCGGTCCCTTGCTAAGTAGAGTTGTTAGCGTACTAATTGATGTTACCAGTACTTTTTAA
- the LOC101746576 gene encoding uncharacterized protein LOC101746576 isoform X1 — MSNIEQGSNGGANIKPVARPSIHYHKGYCPFACGEFTMDGNRVSRSISPIGENLANTEGYGQDELDNTISKHAHPIDVPRKPITRRQSSVDPQIENRFCKNESEILSKSLPAYFPSHLDFSSNSEMENSELHLSNVSNSSSNTIRSRSYFDESQNETGSFTKHQESFYREQETKNSFIVQTSIVISAFVMIIFSVNYSNVLNNKNEILPSSIKYDKNSFNRDMYNLGEKYNVDEDSILQLQTGISSISEKKDTDSFIFVYNSKNMEFDSNAFNEFINEVALVSAKFLRNESSTVRHIVVDTSSLVLQDSAELITKYMDEVAKDGVMLMTKIDSLPSSLAMALHYYCDEYNPLAKKSAIFFTLDLSNCSDQMPTHSHVEKCLASKWKSVPSANIGPLLSRVVSVLIDVTSTF, encoded by the exons AATGGGGGGGCCAATATTAAACCTGTAGCTCGACCAAGTATTCATTATCACAAAGGCTATTGCCCATTTGCTTGTGGGGAATTCACAATGGATGGGAATAGAGTTTCCAGAAGTATATCACCAATTGGAGAGAATTTGGCTAACACAGAAGGCTATGGGCAAGATGAACTTGATAATACTATCAG TAAGCATGCTCATCCAATAGACGTACCTAGGAAGCCCATAACTAGAAGGCAGAGTTCAGTTGATCCCCAAATAGAAAATCGTTTTTGTAAGAATGAgag tgaAATTCTTTCAAAATCTTTACCTGCCTATTTTCCGTCTCATCTTGATTTCAGTAGCAATTCTGAAATGGAAAACAGTGAACTACATTTGAGTAATGTTTCTAATAGTTCATCGAACACTATTAGAAGCAGAAGTTATTTTGATGAGAGTCAAAATGAAACTGGATCTTTTACAAAACATCAAGAAAGTTTTTATCGTGAACAAGAGACTAAGAATAGCTTCATAGTTCAGACAAGCATAGTCATTTCTGCTTTTGTTATGATTATTTTTAGTGTCAATTATAGTAACGTTTTAAATAACAAGAATGAAATACTTCCATCTAGTATTAAGTatgataaaaatagttttaatcgtGATATGTACAATTTAGGAGAAAAGTACAATGTTGATGAGGATTCAATTCTCCAATTGCAAACAG GGATATCATCGAtttcagaaaaaaaagacaccgattcatttatatttgtttataacagTAAAAATATGGAATTTGATTCCAATGCCTTCaatgaatttataaatgaaGTCGCCTTGGTCTCAGCAAAATTTTTGC gTAATGAAAGCTCAACAGTCCGCCACATAGTTGTAGATACTTCCTCTCTTGTGCTACAAGATTCGGCGGAACTTATTACTAAGTATATGGATGAGGTAGCTAAAGACGGTGTAATGTTAATGACTAAAATAGACTCTCTACCATCATCATTAGCTATGGCTTTACACTATTATTGCGATGAATACAATCCTTTAGCTAAAAAAAGTGCTATATTCTTCACATTAGACCTCAGCAATTGTTCAG ATCAAATGCCAACTCATAGTCATGTAGAGAAATGTCTTGCAAGCAAATGGAAGAGTGTCCCATCAGCCAACATCGGTCCCTTGCTAAGTAGAGTTGTTAGCGTACTAATTGATGTTACCAGTACTTTTTAA